One part of the Lachnospiraceae bacterium JLR.KK002 genome encodes these proteins:
- a CDS encoding DUF5717 family protein, which yields MQKKLEELAAGNCGSNASILQFSAEKLEFEVVEGTDYTGEFSMESTSEMPVNGIIYSSSPRMECHNPKFQGVKITQTFEFHSEGLTEGDVQKGSFHIVSNQGEYDLPFTVSVSGNYADSSMGKIKSLFEFANLAGNSYEEAVKVFSQPEFIHVFKPQETEERLIYRILRRRPCTMGQVEEFLIAVRKKNRVTFRIEEAQREFSGIHEPVKQHITLKKEEWGHIAIEVISDATWLLPVKHMITSADFVGGHGLAEYMIEPEYLHAGKNFGRITLQTPFLTRKVELVVDQGSGDRESSRQIIRRKQAELVSLYIDMGIKKIVTGEWAKQTVKRAEELMALEPDNLWYLLAKAQAFLVNRQRQEGEWALDAFPKHKVDKESPLYAWYMYLCTLREPEPVYVNKLTGKIRRIYHRHQENNLLLWILLFLDEELNYSKGRKLEVIARQIATGGESPILYLEAWRILAREPFLMYRADEFERKVLNWSVKHEVLTRGMAEQVCQIAPEIPSYHPIWYQILCECYRVFPEKEMLHAICSCCMKWNCYGKSYWRWYHQGVIEELRIAGIYEAWILSAGKQQLKRIPKSAVLYFQYHNELAYHPRTILFRTIIENKTSWKNQYPHYLKMMEEFAKKQISAGRIDKDMAVIYQEVLTPEMITEDLVEPLARILFVHKVRCKDAGALRLVVRQHPLKAEQTVSLNHGMGYVNLYSSSYQILLEDSRGGRFLPKEEISVTPLLDCEKFLEKGMNCAEEKLPWLLKYFDGKKIWQTFEKKDLPYLQILMDSEAISDEYREELRPQMISWYYYNYTGAELDEFLLSLSFEGMQKRAREKIMELLVARRHYQRAYDLLLSYGCENLSAAKLVHVVCHQMEHLESEDESDEFLLGLCRSVFLRGKYNERILNYMCRFFHGTLDEMIQLWQASCDFELDTYRLEERCIVQFLYTEDFSLSVEKIFESYGENLGRETVVQAYLSWMAHQFVTKDAVVADYVFQKIFRLLQEGRELNPVCRIGFLKWCASGRELSPEEKQQAEIILAECSARECCFAFFQTLPPEFAGKYLYHDRVFLEYRTSPGSRVMLYYLPVGSEDYVELQMKEMYDGIFVKEFLVFYGEKIPYYIKEEKEDTWMVTESGQVQTQELCVNAEGSRYDILNDMMVSWQIKDEATLLERLDAYGRLDGMIREQFGIL from the coding sequence TTGCAGAAGAAATTAGAGGAACTGGCAGCCGGGAACTGCGGCAGCAATGCTTCCATTCTTCAGTTTTCCGCGGAGAAGCTGGAATTTGAAGTGGTGGAGGGAACCGATTATACAGGTGAATTTTCCATGGAAAGCACCAGCGAGATGCCGGTAAACGGTATTATCTATTCCTCCAGTCCAAGGATGGAGTGTCATAATCCAAAGTTTCAGGGAGTAAAAATTACGCAGACATTTGAATTTCACAGCGAGGGCCTCACAGAAGGGGATGTGCAGAAGGGCAGTTTTCATATTGTCAGCAATCAGGGGGAATACGACCTTCCTTTTACTGTGTCTGTTTCCGGCAATTATGCGGACAGCTCCATGGGAAAAATAAAGAGCCTGTTTGAATTTGCCAATCTGGCCGGGAATTCTTATGAGGAAGCAGTGAAGGTTTTCAGCCAGCCGGAATTTATCCATGTTTTTAAGCCCCAGGAGACGGAAGAACGGCTGATTTACCGGATACTCAGGCGCAGGCCCTGTACTATGGGACAGGTGGAAGAATTTTTAATAGCCGTCCGGAAAAAGAACCGGGTCACTTTCCGGATTGAGGAAGCCCAACGGGAATTTTCAGGAATCCACGAGCCGGTAAAGCAGCATATCACGCTGAAAAAAGAAGAATGGGGCCATATTGCCATTGAGGTAATCAGTGATGCGACCTGGCTGCTGCCGGTAAAACATATGATTACTTCCGCAGACTTTGTGGGCGGCCATGGGCTGGCAGAATATATGATTGAGCCGGAATATCTTCATGCAGGTAAGAATTTCGGCAGAATTACCCTGCAGACGCCATTTCTGACCAGGAAGGTGGAGCTTGTGGTGGACCAGGGCAGCGGAGATCGGGAATCTTCCCGTCAGATAATCCGCAGGAAACAGGCGGAACTGGTCAGTCTTTATATAGATATGGGGATAAAGAAAATCGTAACAGGGGAATGGGCGAAGCAGACGGTAAAGCGGGCGGAAGAACTTATGGCTCTGGAGCCTGACAACCTCTGGTACCTGCTGGCAAAGGCTCAGGCATTTCTGGTCAACCGGCAGCGGCAGGAAGGGGAATGGGCTCTGGATGCATTTCCCAAACATAAGGTGGACAAAGAATCGCCCCTGTATGCCTGGTATATGTATCTGTGCACACTGCGGGAGCCGGAGCCGGTATATGTGAATAAATTAACGGGAAAAATCCGCAGGATATACCACAGACATCAGGAAAATAATTTATTGCTGTGGATACTTCTGTTTCTGGACGAAGAATTAAATTACAGCAAAGGCAGAAAGCTGGAAGTAATTGCCAGGCAGATTGCAACAGGCGGGGAAAGCCCCATACTGTATCTGGAAGCCTGGCGGATTCTGGCCAGGGAGCCCTTTCTGATGTACCGGGCCGATGAATTTGAGCGGAAGGTACTGAACTGGTCTGTGAAGCATGAAGTCCTGACCAGAGGAATGGCGGAACAGGTCTGTCAGATTGCACCGGAGATTCCGTCATATCATCCCATCTGGTATCAGATTCTGTGTGAATGCTACAGGGTATTTCCGGAAAAGGAAATGCTCCACGCCATCTGCAGCTGCTGTATGAAATGGAACTGTTACGGGAAATCTTACTGGAGATGGTATCATCAGGGAGTGATTGAAGAGCTGCGCATAGCCGGGATTTATGAAGCCTGGATTCTGTCAGCGGGGAAGCAGCAGTTAAAGAGGATTCCCAAATCTGCCGTGCTCTATTTCCAGTATCACAATGAACTGGCATATCATCCCCGTACCATACTTTTCCGGACAATCATTGAGAATAAAACGTCCTGGAAGAATCAGTATCCTCATTATCTGAAAATGATGGAAGAGTTCGCAAAAAAGCAGATTTCTGCGGGCAGAATAGATAAGGATATGGCAGTGATTTATCAGGAAGTCCTGACGCCGGAGATGATAACCGAGGATTTAGTGGAACCGCTGGCCAGAATCCTGTTTGTGCATAAAGTCAGGTGTAAGGATGCGGGGGCGCTGCGTCTGGTGGTGCGCCAGCATCCGCTGAAGGCAGAGCAGACGGTTTCGCTGAATCACGGAATGGGTTACGTGAATCTGTACAGCAGTTCATACCAGATTTTGCTGGAAGATTCCAGAGGCGGGCGGTTTCTTCCGAAAGAAGAGATTTCTGTGACCCCGCTTCTGGACTGTGAAAAATTTCTGGAAAAGGGAATGAACTGTGCGGAGGAAAAGCTGCCCTGGCTTCTGAAATATTTTGACGGAAAGAAAATATGGCAGACCTTTGAAAAAAAAGACCTGCCATATCTTCAGATACTTATGGATTCTGAAGCAATCAGTGATGAATACCGGGAGGAGCTGCGGCCTCAGATGATTTCCTGGTATTACTATAATTATACCGGAGCTGAGCTGGATGAGTTTCTGCTGTCTCTGTCCTTTGAAGGAATGCAGAAGCGGGCAAGAGAGAAAATCATGGAGCTGCTGGTGGCCAGGCGCCATTATCAGCGGGCCTATGACCTGCTGTTATCCTATGGATGTGAGAATCTTTCGGCTGCCAAACTGGTGCATGTTGTCTGCCACCAGATGGAACATCTGGAATCGGAAGATGAATCGGATGAATTTTTACTTGGCCTGTGCCGGAGTGTTTTTCTGCGGGGCAAATATAATGAGCGGATCCTGAATTACATGTGCAGATTCTTTCATGGGACGCTGGATGAGATGATACAGCTATGGCAGGCTTCCTGTGATTTTGAACTGGATACTTACAGGCTGGAGGAACGCTGTATCGTACAGTTTCTGTATACGGAAGATTTTTCTCTGAGCGTGGAGAAAATATTTGAAAGCTATGGGGAAAATCTGGGCCGGGAGACGGTGGTGCAGGCATATCTTTCCTGGATGGCGCATCAGTTTGTCACAAAGGACGCGGTGGTGGCGGATTATGTATTTCAGAAAATTTTCCGCCTGCTGCAGGAAGGGCGGGAACTGAATCCGGTGTGCAGAATCGGATTTCTGAAATGGTGCGCTTCCGGCAGGGAGTTATCTCCGGAAGAAAAGCAGCAGGCAGAGATTATACTGGCGGAATGCAGTGCCAGAGAGTGCTGTTTTGCCTTTTTCCAGACACTTCCGCCGGAATTTGCCGGAAAATACCTGTATCACGACAGGGTATTTCTGGAATACCGCACCAGTCCGGGCAGCAGAGTTATGCTTTATTATCTTCCGGTGGGAAGCGAGGACTATGTGGAACTGCAGATGAAGGAAATGTATGACGGAATTTTTGTAAAAGAATTTCTGGTGTTTTACGGGGAGAAGATTCCCTATTATATAAAAGAGGAAAAAGAGGATACCTGGATGGTAACGGAAAGCGGACAGGTACAGACGCAGGAACTTTGCGTAAATGCAGAGGGAAGCCGCTATGACATTTTAAATGATATGATGGTGAGCTGGCAGATAAAGGATGAGGCAACTCTTCTGGAACGGCTGGATGCCTATGGAAGGCTGGATGGAATGATAAGGGAACAGTTCGGTATTTTATGA
- a CDS encoding DUF5716 family protein — protein MKPAAGEWYIGIDAGSRWTQISCYHGNLTEPETRSTVAGTELYRIPTAICKRRISGKWCFGEEASRMAETGEGIYVDDLLNRALKKETILLDKEYQAEDLLLVFFRKVLRIALPAKGVEAVTRCVFSIKEVTDELVALLKHMGRELGLTGQQLVVQDHRESFYAYAVCQEPELWQYDVVLFSCSGEEIWMKHLVCNKKTRPEIAEVEEVCLGRLPEDVREWDITFAHMVQNAMSGRIVSSVYLIGSGFEGNWMKESLQVICRGKRAFQGKNLYTKGACYAGMLEVHQEEADTVYFCEYKIQEHIFLKVTRGDDTGFYPLLEAGCNRHQIEKKLRILLEGEGTLDLWMQKPGSREAKIESLELPELLSSDMERYRLSLSLYSGEEGKILLNIRDMGWGELLPGTGREWEYEIGECYEQSLVM, from the coding sequence ATGAAGCCGGCAGCAGGAGAATGGTACATAGGAATAGACGCAGGAAGCAGATGGACACAGATAAGCTGTTACCATGGGAACCTGACGGAGCCGGAAACCCGGAGCACCGTGGCGGGAACAGAACTGTACCGGATTCCCACAGCCATCTGTAAACGCAGAATCAGCGGAAAATGGTGTTTTGGCGAGGAGGCCAGCCGGATGGCAGAGACCGGAGAAGGGATTTATGTGGACGATTTATTAAATCGTGCTTTAAAAAAAGAAACAATTCTTCTGGATAAAGAGTATCAGGCGGAGGACTTATTGTTGGTGTTTTTCCGGAAAGTGCTTCGGATTGCCCTTCCGGCCAAAGGCGTGGAGGCAGTTACCAGGTGCGTGTTTTCCATAAAAGAGGTGACGGACGAACTGGTGGCCCTGCTGAAGCATATGGGAAGAGAGCTTGGACTCACCGGGCAGCAGCTGGTGGTTCAGGATCATCGGGAAAGTTTTTATGCCTATGCAGTCTGCCAGGAACCGGAATTATGGCAGTATGACGTGGTGCTGTTTTCCTGCAGCGGCGAGGAAATCTGGATGAAACATCTGGTCTGCAATAAGAAAACCCGGCCTGAAATTGCAGAAGTGGAAGAAGTGTGCCTGGGCAGGCTGCCGGAAGACGTGCGGGAATGGGATATTACCTTTGCCCATATGGTACAGAATGCCATGTCCGGCAGAATTGTATCTTCGGTATATCTGATTGGAAGCGGATTTGAAGGAAACTGGATGAAGGAATCTCTGCAGGTCATCTGCCGGGGCAAACGGGCTTTTCAGGGGAAAAACCTGTATACCAAAGGGGCCTGTTATGCCGGTATGCTGGAAGTACATCAGGAAGAAGCAGATACAGTCTATTTCTGTGAATACAAGATTCAGGAGCATATATTTCTGAAAGTGACAAGAGGAGACGATACGGGTTTTTATCCCCTGCTGGAGGCAGGCTGCAACCGCCATCAGATTGAGAAGAAACTGCGGATTCTTCTGGAAGGAGAGGGAACGCTGGATTTGTGGATGCAGAAACCCGGAAGCCGGGAAGCCAAAATTGAGAGCCTGGAACTGCCGGAGCTTTTGTCCTCAGACATGGAACGATATCGTCTGTCACTGTCTCTTTATTCCGGCGAAGAAGGAAAAATCCTCTTAAATATAAGAGATATGGGCTGGGGAGAACTTTTGCCCGGAACCGGCCGGGAATGGGAATATGAGATAGGAGAATGTTATGAGCAGAGTTTGGTTATGTGA
- a CDS encoding type II toxin-antitoxin system RelE/ParE family toxin, with amino-acid sequence MEQRNRYHVIVSERATQMLVSHAGFLAQVNPEAAEQLTAEFEKAANSQEIMPQRCSWLTHRGIYTRKRLSVYHV; translated from the coding sequence ATGGAACAGCGGAATAGATACCATGTCATTGTGTCAGAACGGGCAACGCAGATGCTGGTTTCCCATGCTGGATTTTTGGCGCAGGTGAACCCGGAAGCTGCGGAACAGCTGACCGCAGAATTTGAAAAAGCCGCAAATTCACAGGAAATTATGCCGCAGAGATGTTCGTGGCTCACACACAGGGGAATATATACCCGGAAACGCTTATCGGTTTATCATGTTTGA
- a CDS encoding manganese catalase family protein has protein sequence MPVRKYNKWNITAASLGTEELAHMEMICTIVYQLTKDLSPEEIKASGFDKYYVDHTLALWPQAAGGIPFNACEFQSKGDPITDLTEDLAAEQKARSTYDNILRLVKDQEVADPIRFLRAREIVHFQRFGEGLRIVQDNLDSKNFYAANPAFDCR, from the coding sequence ATGCCCGTCCGAAAATACAATAAGTGGAACATTACCGCTGCTTCTCTGGGTACAGAAGAACTGGCTCACATGGAAATGATTTGCACTATCGTCTATCAGCTTACCAAAGACCTGTCACCGGAAGAAATCAAAGCATCCGGTTTTGACAAATATTATGTGGACCATACACTGGCACTGTGGCCCCAGGCAGCAGGCGGAATCCCCTTCAATGCCTGTGAGTTCCAGTCCAAAGGCGACCCCATTACCGATTTGACTGAAGACCTGGCGGCAGAACAGAAAGCCCGCAGCACCTACGACAATATCCTGCGTCTGGTAAAAGACCAGGAAGTTGCAGATCCTATCCGGTTCCTGCGCGCCCGTGAAATCGTTCATTTCCAGCGGTTTGGCGAAGGCCTGCGGATTGTGCAGGATAACCTGGACTCCAAAAACTTCTATGCGGCAAATCCCGCCTTTGACTGCAGATAA
- a CDS encoding type IV toxin-antitoxin system AbiEi family antitoxin domain-containing protein, whose amino-acid sequence MLTQNDIRILSKIFSDYGYVMTTAQLTNEKLFYRDIQRMLEQGLIERIKRGCYHWVDDYGTSEVVIVNRLFPDAVLCMETALFYYRYSDRNPAEWNITIDKNTSRKRTNIDYPFIKAYRVEPELLFIGKTKGEIDFQEVHIYDRDRTICDVLRNMNKMDKEIFNKAIQGYVKDQKKNIPNLMQYAKTLRVQKRVKDLIGVWL is encoded by the coding sequence ATGCTAACACAAAATGATATAAGAATACTAAGCAAAATATTTTCTGATTATGGCTATGTCATGACAACGGCACAGCTTACAAATGAAAAATTGTTTTATAGAGATATTCAACGTATGCTGGAACAAGGATTGATTGAAAGAATAAAAAGGGGCTGTTACCATTGGGTGGATGACTATGGTACGAGTGAGGTGGTTATTGTCAACCGCCTGTTCCCTGATGCAGTTCTTTGTATGGAAACAGCCCTTTTCTATTATAGATACAGTGACAGGAATCCCGCTGAATGGAATATTACCATTGACAAAAATACTTCCAGAAAGCGTACAAATATTGATTATCCTTTCATTAAGGCTTATCGGGTGGAGCCAGAGCTGCTTTTCATTGGAAAAACAAAAGGAGAAATTGACTTCCAAGAAGTTCATATTTATGACCGTGACCGTACCATTTGTGATGTGCTGAGGAATATGAATAAGATGGATAAAGAGATTTTTAATAAGGCAATACAAGGCTATGTAAAAGACCAGAAAAAAAATATTCCGAACCTTATGCAGTACGCAAAGACTTTGCGGGTGCAAAAGCGTGTAAAGGATTTGATTGGAGTGTGGTTGTAA
- a CDS encoding nucleotidyl transferase AbiEii/AbiGii toxin family protein produces the protein MTDKAASVLAKLKNKAKISGISYQQCLQLFMQEEFLRKLSKSGYEDNLILKGGLFIYTLTNFESRATIDVDFLLRGFSNSIEDVKSMIGKIIETSTGNDFVSMIAKGFEEISPQRKYHGISTQIIGQIKNVRVPFNVDIGVGDIIVPKAEERRINTQLPDFEKPVIKTYSLESTIAEKFDAILQRFELTGRMKDFYDIYYLARTFDFEGAKLRAAIFETLKKRETPYDRDSFKRILALSEDEDMQKRWRYFLKNIKDGSLEFAVVIKEMQKFLEPVFDAIVDEGEWDKEWNSNSGTWLDLKGGIESDKSS, from the coding sequence ATGACAGATAAGGCGGCGTCCGTTCTTGCAAAATTGAAAAACAAAGCTAAGATTTCTGGAATCAGCTATCAACAGTGTTTACAGTTGTTTATGCAGGAGGAATTTTTGCGGAAACTTTCAAAATCTGGTTATGAAGACAATCTTATTCTGAAAGGCGGATTGTTCATCTATACGCTTACCAATTTTGAAAGCCGCGCAACGATAGATGTTGATTTCCTGCTTCGTGGATTTTCCAATTCCATAGAAGATGTAAAAAGTATGATTGGTAAGATTATTGAGACATCAACAGGAAATGACTTTGTTTCCATGATAGCAAAGGGATTTGAAGAAATTTCCCCACAGAGGAAATACCACGGCATCAGCACTCAAATTATCGGTCAGATAAAAAATGTACGTGTGCCGTTTAATGTGGATATTGGTGTGGGAGATATTATTGTGCCGAAAGCGGAGGAAAGGAGAATCAATACACAGCTTCCAGATTTTGAAAAGCCAGTGATAAAAACTTATTCTTTGGAAAGTACGATAGCAGAGAAATTTGACGCTATCTTGCAGCGATTTGAATTGACTGGCAGGATGAAAGACTTTTACGATATATATTATCTGGCAAGAACATTCGATTTTGAGGGAGCGAAGCTGCGGGCGGCAATTTTTGAAACATTGAAGAAAAGAGAAACACCTTATGACAGAGATAGCTTTAAGCGTATTCTGGCACTTTCCGAAGATGAAGATATGCAGAAGCGGTGGAGATATTTTTTGAAAAATATTAAAGATGGTTCGTTGGAATTTGCGGTGGTTATTAAGGAGATGCAGAAATTTCTTGAGCCAGTGTTTGATGCGATAGTGGATGAGGGAGAATGGGATAAAGAATGGAACAGCAATTCAGGCACATGGTTGGATTTGAAAGGAGGTATCGAAAGTGACAAGAGCAGTTAA
- a CDS encoding three component ABC system middle component, protein MSITNIKKLSMNTHFYSLLIQGFLSGYDKPCEMKLPFMALPILLYVESREKLVTANKRSRIDTLFQSSQIIEESKISGKTRLSGYVDRYNSLKPYCKEALIILSSEDKIVFNNHKIRLIKKIEYKNFEGTIRDWIKCAFYLGVVFSKTTEDHLSYYLGVDV, encoded by the coding sequence ATGAGCATAACTAATATTAAGAAACTTTCGATGAATACTCATTTTTATTCATTGCTCATACAAGGATTCCTTTCTGGTTATGATAAGCCTTGCGAAATGAAATTGCCATTTATGGCACTTCCTATTTTATTATATGTAGAGTCGCGAGAAAAACTAGTAACTGCAAATAAGAGAAGTCGAATTGATACTTTATTTCAGTCGTCCCAAATTATAGAAGAAAGTAAAATTTCTGGAAAGACACGTTTGTCAGGATATGTGGATAGATATAATTCGCTTAAACCGTATTGTAAGGAAGCCTTAATAATCCTTTCTTCCGAAGATAAAATAGTTTTCAACAATCATAAAATAAGGCTTATAAAAAAGATTGAATATAAAAATTTTGAAGGAACAATTAGAGACTGGATTAAATGTGCATTTTATCTTGGAGTAGTGTTTTCAAAGACAACCGAAGACCATTTATCTTACTATTTAGGAGTTGATGTGTAA
- a CDS encoding DUF3732 domain-containing protein — protein sequence MKSYVKAIIIFNENGEKRIVPLKQGVNIITGESKTGKSALVEIMDYCLCSTRCTIPKGKITEFSFLYVLVMAISKHTYVIARQNWENGGKMYLSKESINFEPETIEIGYFAEMNPLSHKDVKYEIECALGLFVTNMATDGEMQSKRASLRNMVSYLFQHQNLMASKFALFYRFSDYYKRKDVIDQFPVFAGMISQEYYSDLIQLNSLKAQLKQKYKKQKANEKSTIYIKENLSPLLANYFALIEQDFDSNISVQKMLRLATNLPEFDDSQLFGESKIAARYSALNEELDELRDKEREVLLKIKNIDKASNTGNAFSEMLNELKQQTRVAEIETTEYVCPLCGHDCKEIAEKDSELIEATEWLDNELKITEKYTADFSEDVRKLKEIQSQIDAKIREVWKQIRTIEEKFISSKTLASKREKVNYAKANISLFVEMSDSGIFETVDEDIEDLKEKIERLEKKIKGFDVDTKMSKAKSFLSENMNHLAITLDFEEEYRPINLNFGLTDGSFDIYQHQNNRENIYLYEMGSGANWVSCHIALFLRFLHFFAKQKNSPMPLTMFFDQPSQVYFPQGDSDNDKITQADLMAVNKMYKTIFDEIKAISKDTGILPQIIIVDHVDGENLECKEEFKRYVRCNWRDDKGLI from the coding sequence ATGAAAAGTTATGTAAAAGCAATCATTATTTTTAATGAAAATGGGGAAAAAAGAATTGTCCCGCTCAAACAGGGGGTTAATATAATTACTGGAGAATCAAAAACAGGAAAAAGTGCCTTAGTTGAGATAATGGATTACTGCTTGTGTAGTACTCGCTGTACTATACCTAAGGGCAAAATAACGGAGTTTTCCTTTCTCTATGTACTTGTAATGGCTATAAGTAAGCACACCTATGTGATTGCTCGTCAAAATTGGGAAAATGGGGGTAAAATGTACCTTTCTAAAGAATCCATAAATTTTGAGCCGGAAACAATAGAGATAGGCTATTTTGCAGAGATGAATCCATTGTCCCATAAAGATGTTAAGTATGAGATTGAATGTGCATTGGGACTATTTGTAACAAATATGGCTACAGATGGTGAAATGCAAAGTAAAAGGGCTTCACTAAGAAATATGGTTTCATATTTATTTCAACATCAGAATTTAATGGCAAGTAAGTTTGCATTGTTTTATAGATTTTCTGATTATTATAAAAGAAAAGATGTGATAGACCAATTTCCTGTTTTTGCTGGAATGATTAGTCAAGAATACTATAGTGATTTGATTCAGCTCAATAGTTTAAAAGCTCAATTAAAGCAAAAATATAAAAAACAAAAGGCTAATGAAAAAAGTACTATTTATATAAAAGAGAACTTATCCCCATTATTAGCAAATTACTTTGCACTGATTGAACAGGATTTTGATAGTAATATTTCTGTACAAAAAATGTTGAGATTGGCGACTAATCTACCCGAATTTGATGATTCACAACTTTTTGGAGAATCTAAAATAGCGGCTCGTTATAGTGCGTTAAATGAAGAATTGGATGAGTTGAGGGATAAGGAAAGAGAAGTTTTATTGAAAATTAAAAATATAGATAAGGCTTCAAATACTGGTAATGCTTTTTCAGAAATGTTAAATGAGTTAAAGCAACAAACGAGAGTCGCAGAAATAGAGACTACGGAATATGTTTGCCCGCTTTGCGGTCATGATTGCAAAGAAATTGCAGAAAAAGATTCTGAACTTATTGAAGCTACTGAATGGTTAGATAATGAATTAAAGATAACCGAAAAATATACTGCTGATTTTTCAGAGGATGTCAGAAAACTTAAGGAAATACAATCTCAAATTGATGCTAAAATTCGAGAAGTATGGAAGCAGATTAGAACAATTGAGGAAAAATTTATTTCGTCTAAAACCCTTGCTTCGAAAAGAGAAAAGGTAAATTATGCAAAAGCAAATATATCACTATTTGTTGAAATGAGTGATTCTGGAATTTTTGAAACAGTTGATGAAGATATTGAAGACCTTAAAGAAAAAATAGAACGGCTAGAAAAAAAGATTAAAGGATTTGATGTAGATACAAAAATGTCAAAGGCTAAATCTTTTTTGTCAGAAAATATGAATCACCTTGCCATTACTCTGGATTTTGAGGAGGAATATAGACCCATTAATTTGAACTTTGGATTGACTGATGGAAGTTTTGATATTTATCAACATCAGAATAATAGAGAAAACATTTATTTATATGAAATGGGAAGTGGGGCTAATTGGGTATCCTGTCATATTGCATTGTTTTTGAGGTTTCTCCATTTTTTTGCAAAGCAAAAGAATTCTCCTATGCCATTAACTATGTTTTTTGACCAACCAAGCCAAGTTTATTTTCCGCAAGGTGATAGTGATAATGACAAGATAACACAGGCTGATTTAATGGCAGTTAATAAAATGTATAAAACAATTTTTGATGAAATTAAAGCTATTAGCAAAGATACAGGAATTTTACCACAAATTATTATAGTAGACCATGTGGATGGAGAGAATTTAGAGTGCAAAGAGGAATTTAAAAGATATGTTCGTTGTAATTGGAGAGACGACAAAGGTTTAATATAA
- a CDS encoding transposase codes for MESADSIRFLYRHFLSKLTDKSLNAFYYACSYAKVDYSRFMNATASMALKLIPKSLETQPVFLCMDDTIVPKYGKKFEDVSKLFDHSAHNGSGYLNGHCFVSVMLCVPMWDKGKIVYQAFPLSYRMWQKEESKLKLAASMVRQAMPELQEKANVIILCDSWYTKGDLVSVVDEYPNLGLIGNARYDSVLYDLAPQPTGKRGRPAKHGKRLSAEKDFTLSDEKIGGYYIGMRRVLTNIFGTREVFAYVTATEKEGGSRRLFFSTVFPTQLQIFCAWQEKTPLNQTGSAWMDYIPLFLYSFRWKIEVSYYEQKTFWSLCSYMVRSRKGIEMLVNLINIAYCAMKLLPYQDEAFSKYRRESAQDFRFVLSERIRQEVFFATFVKKSESIIKSSALMRALKYLVQQKERYL; via the coding sequence CTGGAGTCAGCGGATTCCATCCGTTTCCTTTACAGACATTTCCTGTCAAAGCTAACAGATAAATCCCTGAATGCCTTTTACTATGCCTGCTCCTATGCCAAAGTGGATTATTCCAGGTTTATGAATGCAACAGCATCTATGGCATTGAAACTAATCCCGAAATCCTTAGAGACGCAGCCCGTTTTTTTATGCATGGATGATACCATTGTTCCCAAATATGGAAAGAAATTTGAGGATGTCTCAAAACTCTTTGACCATTCCGCGCACAACGGCAGCGGCTACCTGAATGGGCACTGCTTTGTAAGTGTCATGCTCTGTGTGCCAATGTGGGATAAAGGCAAGATTGTTTACCAGGCGTTTCCGCTTTCCTACCGTATGTGGCAGAAAGAAGAGTCAAAATTAAAGCTGGCTGCTTCCATGGTACGCCAGGCCATGCCTGAATTACAGGAAAAGGCGAATGTCATTATCCTATGCGACAGCTGGTATACAAAAGGGGATCTGGTTTCTGTCGTGGATGAATACCCAAACCTTGGCCTAATCGGAAATGCAAGGTATGACTCTGTCCTTTATGACCTTGCCCCGCAGCCGACCGGAAAAAGGGGCAGGCCTGCAAAACATGGGAAACGTCTTTCGGCGGAAAAAGATTTTACACTTTCGGATGAAAAAATAGGCGGTTATTATATTGGGATGCGCCGTGTCCTTACAAATATTTTCGGCACAAGGGAAGTTTTTGCCTATGTGACAGCCACAGAGAAGGAAGGCGGTTCCAGGCGCCTGTTCTTCAGTACGGTTTTCCCCACACAGCTGCAGATTTTTTGTGCATGGCAGGAAAAGACCCCCCTGAACCAGACGGGGAGTGCATGGATGGATTACATCCCCTTGTTCCTGTACTCATTCAGATGGAAGATAGAAGTCAGCTATTACGAACAGAAAACCTTCTGGTCACTATGCAGCTATATGGTGCGCAGCCGGAAAGGGATTGAAATGCTGGTTAATCTGATCAACATAGCTTATTGTGCGATGAAACTGCTGCCATATCAGGATGAAGCATTTTCAAAGTACCGTAGGGAAAGCGCACAGGATTTCAGGTTTGTGCTCAGCGAGCGGATCAGGCAGGAGGTATTTTTTGCCACTTTCGTGAAAAAGAGCGAAAGTATAATAAAATCATCTGCCCTTATGAGAGCCTTAAAATACCTTGTTCAGCAAAAGGAGCGCTATTTATAA